A DNA window from Candidatus Woesearchaeota archaeon contains the following coding sequences:
- a CDS encoding glutaredoxin domain-containing protein, whose translation MVKVYSTPTCPWCVKAKEFLKKHKVKFKELNVAANKSAREELIEKSGQMGVPVIDVDGKLIIGFDEKELKKALKLK comes from the coding sequence ATGGTAAAAGTATACTCAACCCCCACGTGCCCATGGTGCGTCAAGGCAAAAGAATTTCTGAAAAAGCACAAGGTAAAATTTAAAGAGCTCAATGTTGCGGCGAATAAATCCGCCCGCGAAGAGCTGATTGAAAAAAGCGGCCAGATGGGTGTGCCGGTGATTGACGTTGATGGAAAACTTATTATCGGATTCGATGAAAAAGAGCTAAAAAAAGCGCTGAAACTGAAATAA
- a CDS encoding Glu/Leu/Phe/Val dehydrogenase yields the protein MVDFDAFGPEKIIEVYNAKVGMHGFLVIDNTALGPGKGGIRMTPSVDKEEVFHLARTMTWKNALADLPFGGAKSGISADPKTFSKQKKKEIIEAFAEALKIVCPDLYVAAPDMNTAEEEMEWFAKKNGSKKSCTGKPKSMGGIPHELGSTGFGVYHATLVALKHLGWDVKKMTFAVEGFGNVGTFAAQFLTDHGAKLVAVSDSRGCLVNLKGIDYKKLFETKQKTGSVVNYKDKDAKVVPGHDVIKQLVDILITAAIPNVITDADVPSVKAKLIVEGSNIAMTPEVEALLEKRGVLIVPDFVANAGGVISSYVEYIGGTPEKMFKMVEEKIVKNTRLVLESAKKRKISPRQAAMEIAQKRVLAKCTTCKV from the coding sequence ATGGTTGATTTCGATGCATTTGGCCCGGAAAAAATAATCGAAGTGTACAATGCCAAAGTCGGCATGCATGGCTTTCTCGTAATTGACAACACGGCGCTTGGTCCGGGCAAGGGCGGCATTCGCATGACGCCCAGCGTTGACAAAGAGGAAGTTTTCCATCTCGCACGGACAATGACTTGGAAAAATGCCTTGGCAGACCTGCCGTTTGGCGGCGCGAAGTCTGGCATCAGCGCTGACCCAAAAACATTCTCAAAGCAAAAAAAGAAGGAAATCATCGAAGCGTTTGCTGAAGCCCTCAAAATCGTGTGCCCGGATTTGTATGTTGCGGCGCCGGACATGAACACCGCCGAAGAAGAGATGGAATGGTTTGCAAAAAAGAACGGCTCGAAAAAATCATGCACCGGCAAGCCGAAAAGCATGGGCGGTATCCCTCATGAATTAGGAAGCACAGGTTTCGGTGTGTATCACGCAACGCTCGTTGCGCTGAAGCATCTTGGATGGGATGTGAAAAAAATGACGTTTGCCGTCGAAGGATTCGGCAATGTCGGCACATTCGCCGCGCAGTTTCTGACTGACCATGGCGCGAAACTTGTTGCCGTATCTGATTCCCGCGGATGCCTCGTCAACCTGAAAGGCATTGATTACAAAAAATTGTTTGAGACAAAACAAAAAACCGGTTCGGTCGTTAATTATAAGGACAAAGACGCAAAAGTGGTGCCGGGCCATGATGTTATCAAACAACTGGTCGATATTCTCATTACTGCAGCGATTCCAAATGTGATTACTGACGCTGATGTTCCTTCAGTCAAAGCGAAATTGATTGTTGAGGGTTCCAACATCGCCATGACGCCTGAAGTTGAAGCGCTTCTTGAAAAGAGAGGCGTTCTTATCGTGCCTGATTTTGTGGCGAACGCCGGCGGCGTTATCAGCAGCTATGTGGAATACATCGGCGGCACACCGGAAAAAATGTTTAAGATGGTTGAGGAAAAAATTGTGAAAAACACCAGGCTTGTTCTTGAATCTGCAAAAAAGAGAAAAATAAGTCCGCGGCAAGCAGCAATGGAAATAGCGCAGAAACGGGTTCTGGCAAAATGTACGACGTGTAAAGTGTGA
- a CDS encoding YbhB/YbcL family Raf kinase inhibitor-like protein — translation MKLTSPAFGHNGKIPSKYTCDGANINPELHISDVPPTAKSLVLIFDDPDIPDFVRTKFGVQAWDHWVVFNMPTNTTLIKEHSQPSGIPGKNTSAGLTYQGPCPPDREHRYFFKVYALDTMLSLKQGATKADVEKVMQGHILEKAELIGRYERVKR, via the coding sequence ATGAAACTCACCAGCCCCGCCTTCGGCCACAACGGAAAAATTCCCAGCAAATATACCTGTGACGGCGCGAACATCAATCCGGAACTGCATATTTCTGATGTGCCACCAACTGCGAAAAGTCTCGTGCTGATTTTTGATGATCCGGACATTCCTGATTTTGTGCGCACCAAGTTTGGCGTTCAGGCATGGGATCACTGGGTTGTTTTTAATATGCCGACAAACACAACGCTGATTAAGGAACACAGCCAGCCGAGCGGCATACCTGGAAAAAATACATCAGCAGGCCTTACCTATCAAGGGCCATGCCCGCCGGACCGCGAGCATAGATATTTCTTCAAGGTGTACGCGCTGGATACGATGCTTTCCCTGAAACAAGGTGCGACAAAAGCAGACGTCGAAAAGGTGATGCAGGGGCACATTCTTGAGAAGGCGGAATTGATTGGGCGATACGAACGCGTCAAGAGATAA
- a CDS encoding aldehyde dehydrogenase family protein codes for MQTYQQYIDGRWISSSSGTTFESLDPATEKPIGRFQQGNEKDVQKAVDAAKKAFPLWSDIPAPKRGEILFDVAHLLKKNKERLARIVTIEMGKVLKEGRGDVQEAIDVFEYVAGEGRRLFGHTTPSELKNKFCMTMRAPVGVCGLITPWNFPIAIPAWKLAPALICGNTVVFKPSSDTPLCAIELVKILEEAGVPKGVVNLVTGPGGSVGRSIITHKDIRAVSFTGHRSTGDFILRNAGIKKIGLEMGGKNPIIIMDDADLDLAIEGVLWAGFGTSGQRCTAASRVLVHHTIQKEFENKLLRRIEKLRLGSGLKSTTDIGPLINKQAVEKVDRYTHIGKKEATLRCGGTPAKINGHGFFYKPTLFTNVKPDARIAQEEIFGPTVSVITVKDLNNAIHVANNIKYGLSSSIYTANINAAFRAMEKIEAGIVYINAPTIGAEVHLPFGGVKGTGNGTREAGIEGIHEFSETKVVYIDYSHHLQKAQGID; via the coding sequence GTGCAGACGTATCAGCAGTACATCGATGGCAGATGGATTTCTTCTTCGTCAGGCACAACCTTTGAGAGTCTCGACCCGGCAACTGAAAAACCAATCGGACGATTCCAGCAGGGAAATGAAAAAGACGTTCAGAAAGCAGTCGACGCTGCAAAAAAAGCATTTCCACTGTGGTCAGATATTCCCGCGCCGAAGCGTGGCGAAATACTGTTTGACGTTGCACATCTTCTGAAAAAAAACAAGGAGCGCCTCGCCAGAATCGTCACCATCGAGATGGGTAAAGTGCTCAAAGAAGGCAGAGGTGATGTGCAGGAAGCGATTGATGTTTTTGAATACGTGGCAGGCGAAGGAAGAAGACTCTTCGGCCACACCACACCAAGTGAATTAAAAAATAAATTCTGCATGACCATGCGTGCGCCCGTCGGCGTGTGCGGTCTCATTACACCGTGGAATTTTCCCATTGCAATTCCTGCATGGAAACTCGCTCCTGCGTTAATTTGTGGCAACACCGTCGTCTTCAAGCCCAGTTCTGACACCCCGCTGTGTGCCATCGAACTTGTCAAAATTCTTGAAGAAGCGGGCGTGCCCAAAGGCGTGGTGAATCTCGTCACGGGCCCGGGTGGCAGCGTTGGCAGGAGCATCATCACGCATAAAGACATTCGCGCTGTTTCATTTACTGGCCATCGCAGCACCGGTGACTTCATTCTTCGCAATGCAGGCATCAAGAAAATCGGGCTTGAGATGGGCGGTAAAAATCCTATTATTATCATGGACGACGCAGACCTCGACCTTGCCATCGAAGGCGTGCTGTGGGCGGGCTTTGGCACGAGCGGACAGCGGTGCACAGCAGCGTCGCGTGTGCTAGTGCACCACACAATACAAAAAGAATTTGAAAATAAACTGCTTCGCCGCATTGAAAAGCTCCGCCTTGGCAGCGGACTGAAAAGCACGACTGACATCGGCCCGCTCATCAACAAGCAGGCCGTTGAAAAAGTAGACCGCTATACTCACATCGGAAAAAAAGAAGCAACACTCCGCTGCGGCGGAACTCCCGCAAAAATCAACGGTCACGGATTTTTCTACAAGCCGACACTGTTCACCAACGTGAAACCAGATGCACGCATTGCACAGGAAGAAATTTTTGGCCCGACGGTTTCGGTCATCACGGTCAAAGACCTCAACAATGCGATACACGTTGCCAACAATATCAAGTACGGCCTATCATCATCGATCTACACTGCCAACATCAACGCTGCGTTTCGTGCCATGGAAAAAATCGAAGCCGGCATTGTCTACATCAACGCACCAACCATTGGCGCCGAAGTCCACCTGCCGTTTGGCGGCGTCAAGGGAACCGGCAACGGCACACGAGAGGCGGGCATTGAGGGGATTCACGAATTTTCAGAAACAAAAGTTGTCTATATCGATTATTCGCACCATCTTCAAAAAGCGCAGGGGATTGATTGA
- a CDS encoding aminotransferase class III-fold pyridoxal phosphate-dependent enzyme translates to MKQKPHIATPLPGPKSQALLNKLKRLNIGYNDPYPFVHSGEGSGCYFKDIDGNVFLDFASQIATNPLGYNHPEMTDVVRQLKSHPVKYAGQDFTVKEHVALLEEILTITPKDITLGFLANSGAEAVENCIKLSLRKQKQAKFGISFEGAFHGRTLGALSCTNSKPVQKKNFLFIPMRRVPFDENAVEIIQKMVKRECSPEEVGFIIIEPVQGEGGYRVAPKKLMQQLRAFTKTYDIPLICDEVQSGLGRTGHWWAFEHFGIAPDIMSSAKALQVGAALATKKFRVESGTISSTWGGGHTLDMALGLKTIQVIKEQHLLFHITKIGHYLMKRLSDVSHHRMLNKRGLGLMAAFDLQTRAARNNVIVECARNGLILLGCGEKGIRLIPPYIVTEEEIDIAVEIIERALKHAAEPTFKHHGKICDYLTCGEVHF, encoded by the coding sequence ATGAAACAAAAACCGCACATTGCCACGCCTCTTCCCGGTCCAAAATCGCAGGCGCTCCTCAACAAGCTCAAGCGGCTCAACATCGGTTACAATGACCCCTATCCCTTTGTGCATAGTGGCGAAGGATCGGGCTGTTATTTCAAGGATATCGACGGCAATGTGTTTCTTGATTTTGCATCACAAATCGCGACAAATCCCTTGGGGTACAATCATCCGGAAATGACCGATGTTGTTCGCCAGCTGAAAAGTCATCCGGTAAAATATGCAGGGCAGGATTTTACCGTGAAGGAGCACGTCGCTCTTCTCGAAGAAATTCTCACGATCACTCCCAAAGACATCACGCTGGGTTTTCTTGCAAACTCCGGCGCCGAAGCAGTTGAAAACTGTATCAAGCTTTCCCTGCGCAAGCAGAAACAGGCAAAGTTTGGCATCTCATTCGAAGGCGCGTTTCATGGCAGGACGCTCGGTGCGTTGTCGTGCACCAACTCGAAGCCGGTACAAAAAAAGAATTTTCTTTTTATTCCTATGCGGAGAGTGCCATTTGACGAGAACGCCGTTGAAATAATCCAGAAGATGGTCAAGCGCGAATGTTCGCCGGAAGAAGTCGGCTTCATAATTATTGAACCCGTCCAAGGCGAAGGCGGTTACCGCGTTGCGCCGAAAAAACTCATGCAGCAGCTCCGCGCGTTTACGAAAACATATGACATTCCGCTGATTTGCGACGAAGTGCAATCAGGGCTCGGCCGGACGGGGCACTGGTGGGCGTTTGAGCATTTTGGCATTGCTCCTGACATCATGAGCTCGGCAAAAGCATTGCAGGTTGGCGCGGCGCTGGCAACAAAAAAATTCCGCGTCGAGTCCGGCACGATTTCATCGACCTGGGGCGGCGGGCACACACTGGATATGGCGCTCGGGCTGAAAACAATTCAGGTTATCAAAGAACAACATCTGCTTTTCCACATCACCAAAATAGGGCACTATCTGATGAAACGGCTCTCGGATGTTTCACATCACCGCATGCTGAACAAACGCGGGCTGGGGTTGATGGCAGCGTTTGATTTGCAGACGCGCGCTGCACGAAATAATGTAATCGTTGAATGTGCGCGCAACGGACTCATACTGCTAGGCTGCGGCGAGAAAGGCATCAGACTCATTCCACCGTACATTGTCACCGAAGAAGAAATTGACATCGCAGTAGAAATTATTGAACGTGCATTGAAACACGCCGCAGAGCCAACCTTCAAACATCATGGCAAAATCTGTGATTATCTGACGTGCGGTGAAGTGCATTTCTAA
- a CDS encoding MarR family transcriptional regulator gives MMGGRLNNKKMGAVLLVLSVVLLGILLNLMGGFTAQARQLGCFDDPSCVRVESALSVSHLAFGVMGFIFALGFYLVVFARGEQAILQRLEEDKNKKLTEERFSLIARGLDEFEKKVIAAVREQDGITQNTLRLRTALSKAKLSYVLQDLEKKGLVTRVPEGKTLAVHLKFAA, from the coding sequence ATGATGGGTGGTAGGTTGAACAACAAAAAGATGGGAGCAGTACTGCTCGTCTTGAGCGTGGTGCTTCTTGGCATTCTCCTTAATCTGATGGGCGGCTTCACGGCACAGGCGCGCCAACTCGGCTGTTTTGATGATCCGTCGTGTGTGAGAGTTGAATCCGCATTAAGCGTAAGCCATCTCGCCTTTGGTGTCATGGGATTTATTTTCGCATTGGGGTTTTATTTAGTTGTATTTGCCCGCGGTGAACAGGCGATTCTCCAGCGGCTTGAAGAGGATAAAAACAAAAAGCTTACCGAAGAAAGATTTTCCCTGATTGCGCGGGGCCTTGACGAGTTTGAGAAAAAAGTCATTGCTGCTGTCAGGGAACAAGATGGCATCACCCAAAACACGCTTCGTCTCCGGACTGCGCTTTCCAAGGCAAAATTGAGCTATGTTCTGCAGGATTTGGAAAAAAAAGGCCTTGTTACTCGTGTGCCGGAAGGAAAAACACTTGCTGTGCATTTGAAATTCGCTGCCTGA
- a CDS encoding thioredoxin domain-containing protein: protein MKIQKDTIKITLLLVQTLLIVVLMFQVRGVNKLLAGGAGDAGSADNAIAPSGPGPEPSEPRVKDFKVLEDDDAVLGDKKAPVTIVEFSDFECPFCGRFHQQTFPQINENYIKTGKVKLILRDFPLGFHAEAQKAAEAAECAGEEGKYYEMSDKLFNDGVQGGVASFKIFAADIGLNTAKFNDCLDSGKMASEVKKDMADGAQYGVSGTPAFFINGQLISGAQPYSAFQQVIEQALNK, encoded by the coding sequence ATGAAAATTCAAAAAGACACTATAAAAATTACGTTACTTCTGGTGCAGACGCTCCTTATTGTTGTTCTGATGTTCCAGGTCAGGGGAGTGAATAAACTGCTTGCAGGCGGCGCAGGTGATGCGGGCAGTGCCGACAATGCAATCGCACCGAGCGGACCGGGGCCAGAACCAAGCGAGCCGCGCGTCAAGGACTTCAAGGTACTCGAAGACGATGATGCGGTCTTGGGCGACAAGAAAGCGCCGGTAACAATTGTTGAATTCAGCGACTTTGAGTGCCCGTTCTGCGGACGGTTCCACCAGCAGACCTTTCCACAGATTAACGAAAACTACATCAAAACTGGCAAAGTGAAGCTCATCCTCCGTGACTTCCCGCTCGGCTTCCACGCAGAAGCGCAGAAAGCAGCAGAAGCAGCTGAATGCGCCGGAGAAGAAGGAAAGTACTACGAAATGAGCGACAAGCTGTTCAATGACGGCGTGCAGGGTGGTGTTGCGTCATTCAAGATATTCGCCGCAGACATCGGCTTGAACACCGCGAAGTTTAACGACTGCCTTGACTCAGGAAAGATGGCCAGCGAAGTGAAGAAGGACATGGCTGACGGCGCACAGTATGGCGTGTCGGGAACACCCGCGTTCTTCATCAACGGCCAGCTCATTTCAGGAGCGCAACCGTACTCGGCTTTCCAACAGGTGATTGAGCAGGCGTTGAACAAATAA
- a CDS encoding NADP-dependent malic enzyme — translation MYTTDEVLAAHKKAGGKLAVTPTVSLATKKDLSIAYTPGVAEICRLIAKNPSEAYEYTIKKNAVAVVTDGSAVLGLGNIGPEAALPVMEGKAILFKQFGGVDAYPICLNTQNPDEIVSIVKAIAPGFGGINLEDISAPRCFEIEEKLQDIGIPVLHDDQHGTAIVVLAGLLNACKVTKRKIEDVRVVINGAGAAGTAICNILTDDTAGTNGSVHVKDVIVCDTKGIIGHHRKDLPEYKKKIADRTNTGKRAGTLQDALKGADVFIGVSAPNVLSETMIKGMNNHPIIFAMANPVPEIMPDKAHHAGAAVVATGRSDFPNQVNNALVFPGLFRGALDSRIPRFTPAMKIAAAYALAACVTSPTAEKIVPTLFEKNVALSIAAAVGELARKN, via the coding sequence ATGTACACCACTGACGAAGTTCTTGCAGCGCACAAAAAAGCAGGGGGAAAATTGGCCGTCACGCCAACCGTCTCTCTCGCTACAAAAAAAGATTTGAGCATTGCCTACACGCCCGGCGTCGCAGAGATATGCCGGCTCATCGCCAAAAATCCGAGCGAGGCGTATGAGTACACTATTAAAAAAAACGCCGTTGCCGTGGTCACCGACGGCAGTGCGGTGCTCGGCTTGGGCAACATCGGCCCAGAAGCAGCGCTGCCCGTAATGGAAGGAAAAGCAATCCTCTTCAAACAATTCGGTGGCGTTGACGCCTATCCAATCTGCCTGAATACGCAGAATCCCGACGAAATCGTTTCAATTGTCAAGGCAATCGCGCCTGGATTTGGCGGCATCAATCTGGAAGACATTTCTGCGCCGCGCTGTTTTGAAATCGAAGAAAAGCTGCAGGACATCGGCATTCCCGTGCTTCATGACGACCAGCACGGCACGGCAATCGTTGTGCTTGCAGGATTGCTGAACGCGTGCAAAGTGACCAAACGGAAGATTGAAGACGTTCGCGTGGTTATCAATGGGGCAGGCGCTGCGGGCACTGCAATTTGCAACATCCTTACTGACGACACTGCAGGTACGAACGGTAGTGTGCATGTCAAAGACGTGATTGTGTGCGACACCAAGGGCATCATTGGCCATCACCGTAAAGACCTTCCCGAGTATAAGAAAAAAATTGCCGACCGCACCAATACTGGAAAAAGAGCAGGCACATTGCAGGACGCACTCAAGGGTGCAGACGTGTTCATTGGCGTTTCAGCGCCGAATGTACTTTCAGAAACAATGATTAAGGGGATGAACAACCATCCGATTATTTTTGCCATGGCAAACCCCGTGCCGGAGATTATGCCCGACAAAGCGCACCATGCCGGCGCAGCGGTCGTGGCAACCGGACGCAGTGATTTTCCGAATCAGGTGAATAACGCGCTGGTTTTTCCCGGCCTGTTCCGTGGTGCACTCGACAGCCGGATACCGCGCTTCACACCAGCGATGAAAATTGCTGCAGCGTACGCGCTTGCTGCGTGTGTCACGAGCCCAACCGCAGAAAAAATTGTGCCCACTCTTTTTGAGAAGAATGTAGCGTTGAGTATTGCAGCGGCTGTTGGTGAATTAGCACGCAAAAACTAA
- a CDS encoding ATP cone domain-containing protein, translating into MKKNTKKNKPKARQKTCTHCIVKRHGRMEEFDERKVYATCYRACKDASLDDKKAEKICSSVATQLKKWAGTKKCVMSDAIFAQLARALRKHDKNAAFMYETHRDIC; encoded by the coding sequence ATGAAAAAGAACACGAAAAAAAACAAACCGAAAGCACGGCAAAAAACGTGCACGCATTGCATTGTCAAGCGCCATGGGCGCATGGAAGAATTCGACGAACGCAAAGTATATGCGACCTGCTACCGCGCGTGCAAGGATGCGTCTCTTGACGACAAAAAGGCGGAAAAAATATGCAGCAGCGTGGCAACACAACTTAAAAAATGGGCAGGCACAAAAAAATGCGTTATGTCAGATGCAATCTTTGCCCAGCTGGCACGCGCGCTCAGAAAACACGACAAGAATGCGGCGTTTATGTACGAGACGCATCGAGATATTTGCTGA
- a CDS encoding DUF2892 domain-containing protein, with protein MVTQNLNSVDRVLRFALAFWWLGPWAPSYGAEWANWLVLIVGWIALVESFVGYCWLQKTLGIHTK; from the coding sequence ATGGTTACTCAAAATTTGAACAGTGTTGACCGGGTTTTGCGCTTTGCGCTGGCATTCTGGTGGCTTGGCCCGTGGGCGCCAAGTTATGGAGCAGAATGGGCAAACTGGCTCGTGCTGATTGTTGGCTGGATTGCTTTGGTTGAAAGCTTTGTGGGCTACTGCTGGCTGCAGAAGACACTGGGAATACATACCAAATAA
- a CDS encoding methyltransferase domain-containing protein, which yields MDKFLPAARFNALAERYDFICEWVGFDTTYRQNIIDALHLPNKKMRVLDVGCGTGTLAVELKKEKANVEVHGVDPDEKILALARKKIAKNKMEVHLNKAYAQKLPFPDRHFDAAYSSLVWHHIPDHAKQDCFDEIFRVLKKGGVFVLSDFGKPKHWWLPSYSHFARFFEEGKANYDGLMPTMMETAGFELITSKPLKNSIELLVGRKP from the coding sequence ATGGACAAATTCCTTCCAGCAGCGCGGTTCAACGCATTAGCTGAACGATATGATTTTATCTGTGAGTGGGTAGGTTTTGATACAACATATCGGCAAAACATAATTGACGCGCTCCATCTTCCCAACAAAAAAATGCGCGTGCTGGATGTTGGATGCGGTACGGGAACGCTTGCGGTTGAACTCAAAAAAGAAAAAGCAAACGTCGAGGTACACGGCGTTGACCCGGATGAGAAGATTCTTGCATTGGCACGAAAAAAAATTGCCAAGAATAAGATGGAAGTGCACCTGAACAAAGCATATGCCCAGAAACTCCCGTTTCCCGACCGCCATTTTGACGCCGCTTACAGTTCACTGGTGTGGCACCATATTCCTGATCATGCAAAACAGGACTGTTTTGATGAAATTTTTCGCGTGCTGAAAAAAGGAGGCGTGTTCGTGCTGTCTGATTTTGGAAAACCGAAGCATTGGTGGCTGCCATCATACTCCCATTTTGCACGGTTCTTTGAAGAAGGAAAAGCGAATTATGACGGATTGATGCCGACGATGATGGAGACGGCTGGATTTGAACTAATTACCAGCAAGCCGTTGAAAAACAGCATCGAACTTCTGGTGGGAAGAAAGCCTTGA
- a CDS encoding serine hydrolase yields the protein MEFSENSELKKGKKRVIMIGIILLLILITTNLFLLLKQMQTNNIPTPDRAPYRYINHLTATPVDSGNQPLRLRLHYYGLKEKLTSDIEPKNNISQVGIFVQDLRTGAWMGINERDAFIPASLLKMPIMIGFLKKVDREQIRLNDTISLISADVDKNSGELYKKPVGTEFTSIEFLKEMILASDNTAKNAVLRQLSDADLNSVFAHVGMPQIENRNTTVYVTPRGYSRFFKALYFSSYLSPKSSELALDVTTDTQREDLLSAGIPVEVQVAHKFGVSDYGLHDCGVVYYPNNPYIICVMTRDIPFREAKNLITLVSKDVFEYVDAD from the coding sequence ATGGAATTTTCTGAAAATAGCGAGCTTAAGAAAGGAAAGAAAAGGGTAATTATGATAGGCATTATTCTATTGCTCATTTTGATTACAACGAATCTCTTTTTGTTGCTGAAACAGATGCAAACGAACAACATTCCCACTCCGGACAGAGCCCCGTATCGCTATATAAATCATTTAACTGCCACCCCAGTTGATTCAGGTAACCAACCGCTACGCCTTCGCCTCCATTATTATGGCCTTAAAGAAAAACTCACTTCTGACATTGAACCAAAAAATAATATCAGCCAGGTCGGTATCTTTGTACAAGATTTGCGTACTGGTGCGTGGATGGGTATAAATGAACGAGATGCGTTTATTCCAGCGAGTCTTTTAAAAATGCCGATTATGATTGGTTTTCTTAAAAAAGTTGACCGAGAGCAGATACGTTTGAACGATACAATCTCCTTGATTTCAGCAGATGTAGATAAAAATTCAGGCGAATTATATAAAAAACCAGTTGGAACAGAGTTTACTTCGATAGAATTCTTAAAAGAGATGATACTCGCATCTGACAATACTGCTAAAAATGCAGTGCTACGCCAATTGTCTGATGCAGATCTGAACAGTGTTTTTGCGCATGTTGGTATGCCCCAGATTGAAAATCGAAATACCACGGTGTACGTTACTCCACGGGGATATAGTCGTTTTTTTAAGGCGTTATACTTTTCTTCGTATCTTTCGCCTAAATCATCTGAACTGGCACTTGATGTAACAACTGATACACAAAGAGAAGATTTATTATCTGCAGGCATACCTGTTGAAGTTCAGGTTGCACATAAATTTGGCGTAAGTGATTATGGGCTTCATGATTGTGGTGTTGTGTACTATCCAAATAACCCGTACATCATTTGCGTAATGACTAGGGACATACCATTCAGAGAGGCAAAGAATCTTATCACCCTTGTTTCCAAGGACGTATTTGAGTATGTCGATGCTGATTAG